The proteins below are encoded in one region of Fibrobacterota bacterium:
- the glmS gene encoding glutamine--fructose-6-phosphate transaminase (isomerizing), whose translation MCGIVAYTGKRNAQQILVEGLKKLEYRGYDSAGVCIQSDHKLELVRAKGKLVELENALKTGPLTGSVGIGHTRWATHGAPSVMNAHPHTSEDGKFAVVHNGIIENYAIIKAALQKEGVVFKSETDTEVIVHLISKFYKQLPGKPGDLAKAVSEALASLEGAFGIVVVSAHEPGVLVGARRGSPLVLGVGDNEFFLASDVAPIVEHTQKVVYLDDNDMVVLNGNYKITNQANAEVRREVQNIEFSAEQVARGNFDHFMLKEIFEQPTTVLNSLRGRILPDGTAKLQGLNLVTQELRSIQRIIIAACGTSFYAAKVGEYLIEELSGIPVEVEYASEFRYRNPIINDKTLVFVISQSGETADTLAALREAKQKGATVLGICNVVGSSIARETDGGVYLHAGPEIGVASTKAFTSQVTVLTLIALLLGRMRRTSPDEGMKICKALNKIPDQIKEILQLNDQIKSIAKEIKDHGNFLFLGRGYNYPVALEGALKLKEISYIHAEGYPAAEMKHGPIALIDSNMPTVVIAPTDALFDKMLSNMQEVKARGGKIIAITDSEANLGKLADWTIIIPKTLHMLTPLLSVVPLQLLAYHVAVMRGCDVDTPRNLAKSVTVE comes from the coding sequence ATGTGCGGAATCGTGGCCTATACCGGAAAGCGCAATGCCCAACAAATCCTGGTGGAAGGGCTGAAAAAGCTCGAGTACCGCGGTTACGATAGCGCGGGCGTTTGCATCCAGAGCGACCACAAGCTGGAACTGGTGCGCGCAAAGGGCAAGTTGGTGGAACTGGAGAATGCCCTCAAGACCGGGCCGCTCACGGGCAGCGTGGGCATCGGCCATACGCGGTGGGCGACCCACGGCGCCCCCTCGGTGATGAACGCCCATCCCCATACCAGCGAAGACGGGAAATTCGCGGTGGTGCATAACGGGATCATCGAGAACTACGCCATCATCAAGGCCGCGCTCCAGAAGGAAGGCGTGGTCTTCAAGTCCGAGACCGACACCGAAGTCATCGTCCACCTCATCTCCAAGTTCTATAAGCAATTGCCCGGCAAGCCCGGCGACCTGGCAAAAGCCGTCTCGGAAGCCCTCGCCAGCCTGGAAGGCGCCTTCGGCATCGTGGTGGTTTCGGCCCATGAACCCGGAGTGCTGGTAGGCGCCCGGCGCGGCAGCCCGCTGGTCTTGGGCGTCGGCGATAACGAATTCTTCCTGGCCTCGGACGTGGCGCCCATAGTGGAACATACCCAAAAGGTGGTCTACCTCGACGACAACGACATGGTGGTCCTGAACGGCAATTACAAGATCACCAACCAGGCCAATGCCGAGGTCCGCCGCGAGGTGCAGAACATCGAGTTCAGCGCCGAGCAGGTGGCGCGCGGCAACTTCGATCATTTCATGCTCAAGGAAATCTTCGAGCAACCCACCACCGTGCTCAATTCCCTGCGTGGCCGCATCCTGCCCGACGGAACCGCCAAGTTGCAAGGCCTGAACCTCGTGACCCAGGAATTGCGTTCCATCCAGCGCATCATCATCGCGGCTTGCGGCACTAGCTTCTACGCCGCCAAGGTGGGCGAATACCTCATCGAGGAGCTGTCGGGCATCCCGGTCGAGGTCGAATACGCCTCGGAGTTCCGCTACCGCAACCCGATCATCAACGACAAGACCCTGGTGTTCGTGATTTCCCAATCCGGCGAAACTGCGGATACCCTGGCCGCCCTACGGGAAGCCAAGCAGAAGGGCGCCACCGTCCTGGGCATCTGCAACGTTGTGGGCTCCAGCATCGCGCGCGAGACCGACGGCGGCGTCTACCTGCATGCCGGCCCCGAGATAGGCGTCGCTTCGACCAAGGCCTTCACCTCGCAGGTCACCGTATTGACCTTGATCGCCCTGCTTTTGGGACGCATGCGCCGCACATCGCCCGACGAGGGCATGAAGATCTGCAAGGCGCTCAACAAGATCCCCGACCAGATCAAGGAGATCCTGCAGCTCAACGATCAGATCAAGTCCATCGCCAAGGAGATCAAGGACCACGGCAACTTCCTCTTCCTGGGGCGCGGCTACAATTATCCGGTGGCCTTGGAAGGCGCGCTAAAGCTGAAGGAAATCTCCTACATCCACGCCGAGGGCTATCCCGCGGCCGAAATGAAGCACGGGCCCATCGCCCTTATCGATTCGAACATGCCCACCGTGGTCATCGCCCCCACCGACGCCCTTTTCGACAAGATGCTGTCGAACATGCAGGAAGTGAAGGCCCGCGGCGGCAAGATCATCGCCATCACCGATTCCGAAGCCAACCTGGGCAAGCTGGCCGATTGGACCATCATCATCCCGAAGACCCTGCATATGCTGACGCCTTTGCTTTCGGTGGTGCCGCTGCAGCTGTTGGCCTATCATGTGGCGGTGATGCGGGGATGCGATGTGGATACGCCGAGGAACCTGGCGAAGAGCGTGACCGTAGAGTAG
- the glmM gene encoding phosphoglucosamine mutase, with product MSVLMRSVSGIRGIIGPAFSPSLIVNYVNAFIQLTGAKKVVVGRDTRPTGFMIENLVASACSASGAEAIMLGVASTPTVEMEVIESKAGGGIIITASHNPIEWNALKFLTHEGIFLDEPQVKQLFELVDNNRFDWKGWADVKPVGRREGADERHIEAVLKLPFIKPDLIRAKRFRVAYDAVNGAGSLIVPKLLKALGCDMELIHVEPNGIFPHGAEPTPENLVQLEELVRRKGCHVGFATDPDADRCAIVVDGGKAIGEEYTLAFATMLVLDHKTGPVAVNLSTSRMVEDIAARHKVPVLRTKVGEINVTVGMKKNGSVIGGEGNGGVISPDLHYGRDGILAVAMTLQLMAEKGKPLSAIAASIPAYHIEKQKYSVAGKDLQAIIAKLATRFPDAKVDRQDGLRFEWEKSWVHLRASNTEPVVRVIAEAPDKDQAQKLCKAIEAELG from the coding sequence ATGTCGGTATTGATGCGGTCCGTTTCGGGCATCCGTGGCATCATCGGGCCGGCCTTTTCGCCATCCCTGATCGTCAACTACGTGAACGCGTTCATCCAATTGACCGGCGCCAAGAAAGTGGTGGTCGGCCGGGATACCCGGCCCACCGGATTCATGATCGAGAACCTGGTGGCTTCGGCCTGCTCGGCCTCGGGCGCGGAAGCCATCATGCTGGGGGTGGCCAGCACCCCCACGGTGGAAATGGAAGTCATCGAATCCAAGGCGGGGGGCGGCATCATCATCACCGCCTCGCATAACCCCATCGAGTGGAACGCCCTCAAGTTCCTCACCCACGAAGGCATTTTCCTGGACGAGCCCCAGGTGAAACAGCTCTTCGAATTGGTGGATAACAATCGCTTCGACTGGAAGGGATGGGCGGACGTGAAGCCGGTGGGCCGGCGCGAAGGCGCCGACGAACGCCATATCGAAGCCGTCCTCAAGCTCCCGTTCATCAAACCCGATCTCATCCGCGCCAAACGCTTCCGCGTGGCTTATGACGCCGTGAACGGCGCCGGCAGCCTTATCGTCCCGAAATTATTGAAGGCCCTGGGCTGCGACATGGAGCTCATCCACGTGGAACCCAACGGCATCTTCCCCCATGGGGCGGAACCCACGCCGGAGAATCTGGTCCAATTGGAAGAGCTGGTGCGGCGGAAGGGCTGCCACGTCGGCTTCGCCACCGACCCGGACGCGGACCGTTGCGCCATCGTGGTCGACGGCGGCAAGGCCATCGGCGAGGAATACACCTTGGCCTTCGCGACCATGCTCGTGCTGGACCACAAAACGGGCCCGGTGGCCGTGAACCTCTCCACCAGCCGCATGGTCGAGGACATCGCCGCGCGCCATAAGGTGCCGGTGCTGCGCACCAAGGTCGGCGAGATCAACGTGACGGTGGGGATGAAGAAGAACGGCAGCGTCATCGGCGGCGAAGGCAACGGAGGCGTCATTTCGCCGGATCTCCATTACGGCCGCGACGGCATCCTGGCGGTGGCCATGACCCTGCAATTGATGGCCGAAAAAGGCAAACCGCTCTCCGCCATCGCCGCATCCATCCCGGCATACCATATCGAAAAGCAGAAGTATTCGGTGGCGGGCAAGGATTTGCAGGCCATCATCGCGAAGCTGGCTACCCGCTTCCCCGATGCCAAGGTCGATCGGCAAGACGGGCTCCGCTTCGAATGGGAGAAGAGCTGGGTCCACTTGCGCGCTTCCAACACCGAACCGGTCGTGCGCGTCATCGCCGAAGCCCCGGACAAGGACCAGGCGCAAAAGCTGTGCAAAGCGATCGAAGCGGAATTGGGATAG
- a CDS encoding protein-disulfide reductase DsbD N-terminal domain-containing protein, giving the protein MNLIRKWLGTSGTALLCIIIPVRAQSPSRQPVPKLSFRYEVPSSDTASRADKLIVHVEIAPGWHINSDAPLDDFLVPTRVEAKAEGCEFGKPGYPRPERVHSDAMGGDVLLFSGAFDVVLPFLKKPSSRNADGPGGPRTIVTLKYQACDQATCYPPKEISSESRMAR; this is encoded by the coding sequence ATGAACCTGATAAGAAAGTGGTTGGGAACCTCGGGAACGGCGCTTCTCTGCATCATTATCCCGGTTCGCGCCCAGTCCCCGTCCCGCCAACCCGTTCCCAAGCTTTCCTTCCGTTATGAGGTGCCCTCCAGCGATACTGCATCCCGCGCCGACAAGCTCATCGTTCACGTGGAGATCGCTCCCGGCTGGCACATCAATTCCGATGCCCCCCTGGACGATTTCCTGGTACCAACGCGGGTGGAAGCGAAGGCGGAAGGATGCGAGTTCGGCAAGCCCGGATACCCGCGGCCCGAACGGGTTCATTCCGATGCCATGGGCGGAGATGTGCTTCTATTCTCCGGCGCCTTCGACGTGGTATTGCCCTTTCTCAAGAAGCCTTCGTCGCGGAATGCGGATGGGCCCGGGGGGCCCCGCACAATCGTCACCTTGAAATATCAGGCATGCGATCAGGCGACCTGCTACCCGCCCAAGGAAATCTCGTCAGAGTCGCGGATGGCTCGCTGA
- the rimO gene encoding 30S ribosomal protein S12 methylthiotransferase RimO: protein MPPRKTKNRPDAPPAGASAISPSPKVRLLNLGCSKNQVDSENILGEFGRAGFILADEEDEKAAITVINTCGFIEAAKEESIQEILAAVGSKGKGEKLVVAGCLAQRYMEDLKKDIPEVDLFIGTYRPGEMLERLGLNSSLPSDCKVGAGPRALMGEERHHAFLKIAEGCNRVCGFCAIPGMRGKQKSRSIADIVGEAQQLQEWGVKEISLIAQDLTYFGRESGGQESLEQLLHALLRHTDIPWFRMMYAYPAFITDGLIDVMANEKRICKYLDIPIQHASSAMLKAMRRNYDSVQLHEGLARMRKAIPGLALRTTALLGYPGETEEDVEILMAFLEEMRFRHLGCFSYSDEEGTFAYDLEPKVPQDVIEARVDRMMTLQRQISLEENEKRIGDVVEVIIDAAAEGADHHFTGRTEGDAPEVDNTVMIYGAEGAMEADPGSFRKVRIDDASEYDLIATLLPPGA from the coding sequence ATGCCCCCTCGTAAAACGAAAAATCGGCCGGACGCTCCGCCGGCCGGCGCCTCCGCCATTTCCCCGTCCCCCAAAGTCCGCCTCCTGAACCTGGGCTGTTCCAAGAACCAGGTCGATAGCGAGAACATCCTGGGCGAGTTCGGCCGGGCCGGATTCATCCTGGCCGATGAGGAAGACGAAAAGGCCGCCATCACGGTCATCAATACCTGCGGATTCATCGAAGCCGCCAAGGAAGAATCCATCCAGGAAATCCTCGCGGCGGTCGGGAGCAAGGGCAAGGGCGAAAAGCTGGTGGTGGCCGGCTGCCTGGCGCAACGGTACATGGAGGATCTCAAAAAAGATATCCCCGAGGTGGACCTGTTCATCGGCACCTACAGGCCCGGGGAAATGCTGGAGCGCCTGGGGCTCAACTCCTCCCTGCCTTCGGACTGCAAGGTGGGGGCGGGACCGCGCGCCTTGATGGGCGAGGAACGCCATCATGCCTTCCTGAAGATCGCGGAGGGCTGCAACCGCGTATGCGGGTTCTGCGCCATCCCCGGCATGCGCGGCAAGCAAAAGAGCCGGAGCATCGCCGACATCGTGGGCGAGGCCCAGCAATTGCAAGAGTGGGGGGTCAAGGAAATCTCCCTCATCGCGCAGGACCTGACTTATTTCGGGCGCGAGAGCGGCGGCCAGGAAAGCCTGGAGCAGCTTTTGCATGCGCTTCTAAGGCATACCGACATCCCGTGGTTCCGCATGATGTACGCCTATCCCGCCTTCATCACGGACGGGCTCATCGACGTGATGGCGAACGAAAAGCGCATTTGCAAGTACCTGGATATCCCTATCCAACACGCCAGTTCGGCCATGCTCAAGGCCATGCGCCGCAATTACGACTCCGTGCAGTTGCACGAAGGACTCGCGCGCATGCGCAAGGCCATTCCGGGCCTCGCCCTACGTACCACGGCGCTGCTGGGATATCCCGGCGAAACCGAAGAGGACGTAGAAATCCTCATGGCCTTCCTGGAGGAGATGCGCTTCCGGCATTTGGGCTGCTTTTCGTACTCGGACGAGGAAGGCACCTTCGCCTATGACCTGGAACCCAAGGTTCCCCAGGACGTCATCGAGGCGCGAGTGGATCGGATGATGACGCTGCAGCGGCAGATCTCCCTGGAAGAGAACGAGAAGCGCATCGGGGATGTCGTCGAGGTGATCATCGACGCGGCGGCGGAAGGAGCCGATCACCACTTCACGGGCCGCACCGAGGGAGACGCGCCCGAGGTGGACAATACCGTGATGATCTATGGCGCCGAAGGGGCCATGGAAGCCGATCCCGGCAGCTTCCGCAAAGTGCGCATCGACGATGCGAGCGAGTACGATCTGATCGCGACCCTACTGCCGCCTGGCGCCTGA
- a CDS encoding SPOR domain-containing protein gives MSHRYLQFVFAASLVLLIGGCKKDKENSAVVEEVPAAAPPKETDTSATLAEEPNLQQVGKDKPGSAKNTFHPGKGKGKNPGAASAPASEAGFSDAGHFVVQVAIFKSKKQAGALVEKLSGQGYPAYVAEVNDPVPQLSGTYQRVRIGKFLKIGDAKAFGDNTLKPLGYDYWVDNKKNDAVGGAGGSYSAPAAEPASGSATPSAEAPAPRKGKGKKSKTAAAEPSAPPGGTWGTPTDAAPSEPKTAEPAAPASGDSWSNSKPETSTPAPAASSDLPGTKPASAAASPSAPTPSPDAAPASPAPASSAKAPGQPAKADSGKVNLDEW, from the coding sequence TTGTCTCACCGTTATTTGCAATTCGTGTTTGCCGCCAGCCTGGTATTGCTGATTGGCGGTTGTAAGAAGGACAAAGAAAACTCCGCGGTCGTGGAAGAGGTCCCCGCGGCCGCTCCCCCGAAAGAGACGGATACCTCGGCGACTTTGGCCGAGGAGCCCAATTTGCAGCAGGTGGGCAAGGATAAGCCCGGCAGCGCCAAGAACACCTTCCATCCCGGCAAGGGCAAGGGGAAGAATCCGGGCGCGGCCTCGGCGCCGGCTTCGGAAGCCGGCTTCTCGGATGCCGGCCATTTCGTGGTCCAGGTCGCCATATTCAAGAGCAAGAAACAGGCAGGGGCCCTGGTGGAGAAACTTTCGGGACAGGGTTATCCCGCTTATGTCGCGGAAGTAAACGATCCCGTTCCCCAATTGTCGGGCACCTATCAGCGCGTACGCATCGGCAAGTTTCTAAAAATCGGGGACGCCAAGGCCTTCGGCGACAATACTCTCAAGCCCCTCGGTTATGACTATTGGGTGGACAATAAGAAGAACGACGCCGTAGGCGGGGCTGGGGGCAGCTATTCCGCCCCCGCCGCGGAGCCCGCTTCCGGCAGCGCCACGCCGAGCGCGGAGGCCCCCGCGCCGCGCAAAGGTAAGGGCAAGAAATCCAAAACCGCCGCCGCCGAGCCCAGCGCCCCGCCGGGCGGGACCTGGGGAACGCCCACTGACGCGGCTCCGAGCGAACCCAAGACCGCGGAACCCGCTGCGCCTGCCTCCGGGGATTCCTGGAGCAATTCCAAGCCGGAAACCTCCACGCCCGCTCCAGCCGCCTCGTCGGATTTACCGGGCACGAAGCCGGCTTCCGCCGCCGCTTCGCCTTCAGCCCCCACCCCCTCCCCGGATGCGGCTCCCGCCTCGCCCGCGCCCGCCTCTTCCGCGAAGGCCCCGGGCCAGCCTGCCAAGGCCGATTCCGGTAAGGTCAATCTCGACGAGTGGTAA
- the rpsU gene encoding 30S ribosomal protein S21 — MTGVIVRPGESFEKALRRFTKTCEKSGILSDVKKNQRFEKPSDEKKRKRNQAIRKHIKEQLEANV, encoded by the coding sequence ATGACAGGCGTTATCGTACGACCCGGTGAATCCTTCGAAAAGGCTTTGCGGAGGTTCACCAAGACCTGCGAGAAGTCGGGCATTTTGTCCGACGTGAAGAAGAACCAGCGCTTCGAAAAGCCTTCCGATGAAAAGAAACGGAAGCGCAATCAAGCCATTCGCAAGCATATCAAAGAGCAATTGGAAGCAAATGTCTGA
- a CDS encoding response regulator, which translates to MFKILVVDDEAPIRDMLSDALRIFGYAADTAPDGPTALLKLSAARYDMILSDINMPHMTGFELLRKVEDAYPQVKRVLMTAYNLDDYMRMVRDHNVGNVITKTVPLNFKEIREILNALLNNAIFGLSQYMLEPCASQTYKLVEPSQIDEISESLSQHYSGTPTHNKFKVVLIELMTNALFYGARNESGDRKQEWVKDFRLPDDQAVIVTACRDREKFGVSVLDRGGKLDKHTVLYWLDRQTTHDEKGLPMGIFDYHGRGFFITRKYVDRFIINIEKGKRCECCIFNYFEEKYAGNKPLIINEI; encoded by the coding sequence ATGTTCAAGATCCTAGTGGTGGATGACGAAGCTCCCATCCGGGACATGCTCTCGGACGCGCTTCGCATTTTCGGTTACGCGGCCGACACCGCGCCCGACGGCCCCACCGCCCTGCTGAAGCTATCCGCAGCGCGTTATGACATGATCCTTTCGGACATCAATATGCCCCACATGACGGGCTTCGAACTCCTCCGCAAGGTGGAAGACGCGTATCCGCAAGTCAAGCGCGTACTGATGACCGCCTATAACCTCGACGATTACATGCGCATGGTGCGGGACCATAACGTAGGCAACGTCATCACCAAGACCGTCCCCCTGAATTTCAAGGAGATCCGCGAGATCCTGAACGCGCTCCTCAACAACGCCATTTTCGGCTTGTCGCAATACATGCTCGAACCTTGCGCCAGCCAAACCTACAAGCTGGTAGAGCCCTCGCAAATCGATGAGATCAGCGAATCGCTTTCGCAGCATTATTCCGGTACCCCGACGCACAACAAATTCAAGGTCGTGCTGATCGAACTCATGACCAACGCGCTTTTTTACGGAGCGCGCAATGAGTCCGGCGACCGCAAGCAGGAATGGGTGAAGGATTTCCGGCTCCCGGACGATCAGGCCGTGATCGTAACCGCCTGCCGCGATCGGGAAAAGTTCGGGGTGTCGGTGCTGGACCGGGGCGGCAAGCTCGACAAGCACACCGTTCTCTATTGGCTCGATCGCCAAACCACCCATGACGAAAAGGGCCTGCCCATGGGCATTTTCGATTACCACGGCCGCGGCTTCTTCATCACCCGCAAATACGTCGATCGCTTCATCATCAACATCGAGAAGGGCAAGCGCTGCGAGTGCTGCATCTTCAACTACTTCGAAGAGAAGTACGCGGGCAACAAGCCCCTCATCATCAACGAGATTTAG
- a CDS encoding ATP-dependent helicase yields MPAPTAAGWIEGLNAEQAEAVSADPDCALLVLAGAGSGKTTVLTRRAAYLCDPAFGGRGVLALTFTKDAALEMETRLRASGAWDRAADPPWIGTFHAFAFSLIREEGNWGRLGFSVCPRLLGDDDAEAWVRSELESERSAGRAPDLTPATLSAWLADAFAEDSDGDGARGAGERADWRCRFRAYLLSQGMLGFGDMVTLALRLLGEHPDLLAGYRARWPRILVDEFQDTSRDQLELVRLLADDPPRLFLVGDDDQAIYGFRGADPGNLRAAMEMFPGLRVLKLETNYRSSGPIVSYANSVFYGKPAALRKRLRPGSSRGHAPVRTLIHADGAEQARWMIGEMERLRKEEGLAWSEMAILFRINALEPYYRVALERLAGAEAAREVILATVHAAKGLEYAAVFFMGLEDGILPNRRAGAPLPRERMDEERRIFYVGVTRAQRFLYLCACRRRVLRGKPVQAAPSPFLRRGLSAWPVAMTQALRALRGKDARS; encoded by the coding sequence ATGCCTGCGCCTACCGCGGCGGGCTGGATCGAGGGGCTGAATGCCGAACAGGCGGAGGCGGTCTCGGCCGATCCGGACTGCGCGTTGCTGGTCCTGGCGGGGGCCGGATCCGGGAAGACCACGGTGCTTACGCGCCGCGCGGCTTACCTTTGCGATCCCGCCTTCGGAGGAAGGGGGGTGTTGGCCCTGACTTTCACGAAGGACGCGGCCCTGGAGATGGAAACGCGTTTGCGCGCTTCAGGCGCCTGGGATCGAGCCGCCGATCCGCCTTGGATCGGTACCTTTCATGCTTTCGCGTTTTCCTTGATCCGGGAGGAAGGCAATTGGGGGCGTCTCGGTTTTTCCGTCTGCCCTCGCCTGCTCGGGGACGACGATGCGGAGGCCTGGGTCCGTAGCGAATTGGAATCGGAGCGGTCCGCCGGTCGGGCGCCCGATCTGACGCCCGCCACGCTATCCGCTTGGCTGGCGGACGCCTTCGCCGAGGATTCGGACGGGGATGGGGCCCGCGGAGCCGGGGAGCGGGCGGATTGGCGCTGCCGTTTCCGGGCGTATCTCCTCTCACAGGGCATGCTCGGCTTCGGGGACATGGTCACCTTGGCGTTACGTCTGCTGGGCGAGCATCCGGACCTGCTGGCGGGATACCGAGCGCGCTGGCCGCGCATCCTGGTGGACGAATTCCAGGATACCTCGCGGGATCAACTGGAATTGGTCCGACTCCTGGCCGACGATCCGCCGCGCCTGTTCCTGGTCGGCGACGACGACCAAGCCATCTACGGTTTTCGCGGGGCGGATCCCGGCAATCTGCGGGCGGCCATGGAAATGTTCCCCGGCCTGCGCGTGCTGAAGCTGGAAACCAACTACCGCTCTTCAGGTCCCATCGTCAGTTACGCGAATTCCGTTTTCTACGGGAAGCCCGCGGCTTTGCGCAAGCGGTTGCGGCCTGGATCCTCGCGGGGCCACGCCCCCGTACGCACCCTGATCCATGCCGATGGCGCGGAACAGGCGCGCTGGATGATCGGCGAGATGGAGCGGCTGCGGAAAGAGGAAGGATTGGCCTGGTCCGAGATGGCCATCCTGTTCCGCATCAACGCGCTCGAGCCTTATTACCGCGTGGCTTTGGAGCGCCTGGCGGGGGCCGAAGCGGCGCGGGAGGTGATCTTGGCCACCGTGCATGCGGCCAAGGGGCTCGAGTACGCCGCCGTCTTTTTCATGGGGCTGGAGGACGGCATCTTGCCCAATCGGCGCGCCGGCGCTCCCTTGCCCCGCGAGCGGATGGACGAGGAACGGCGCATCTTCTACGTGGGCGTAACGCGCGCCCAACGATTCCTCTACCTTTGCGCTTGCCGCCGCCGCGTCTTGCGGGGCAAGCCGGTGCAGGCCGCGCCCTCGCCCTTCCTGCGGCGGGGCCTTTCGGCCTGGCCGGTCGCCATGACACAGGCCCTGAGGGCCCTGCGCGGAAAGGATGCCCGATCATGA
- a CDS encoding 1-acyl-sn-glycerol-3-phosphate acyltransferase, which produces MILRVLKILAYMLESMFGYVWNRLTRAMDPEVWLTRQFRRWTGYVLEVFDADVAMEGTEYLAQHPGRKIIIMSNHQSQLDIPCLAKAADRLIGFVAKRELSRVPLLNYWMRQIGCIFIDRTDKRGAHQALEKAANAMSDKPLVVFPEGTRSKDGSLLPFKLGGTRLALLAQAVIVPVRIEGSRDAVEKRKPGARRIPVRLKVFPPFDTQGLDGGKASQVRIKEYVERCWHGGNAPS; this is translated from the coding sequence ATGATCCTGCGGGTCCTCAAGATCCTGGCCTACATGCTGGAGAGCATGTTCGGTTACGTGTGGAATCGGCTTACCAGGGCCATGGATCCCGAGGTTTGGCTGACGCGCCAATTCCGGCGATGGACCGGATACGTTCTGGAGGTGTTCGACGCCGATGTGGCCATGGAAGGGACCGAGTATTTGGCCCAGCACCCCGGCCGTAAAATCATCATCATGTCCAACCACCAGAGCCAACTCGACATCCCGTGCCTGGCGAAGGCGGCGGATCGCTTGATCGGGTTCGTGGCCAAGCGCGAATTGTCGCGCGTGCCGCTTCTGAATTACTGGATGCGGCAGATCGGCTGCATATTCATCGATCGCACCGACAAGCGCGGCGCCCATCAAGCGCTGGAGAAGGCCGCGAACGCCATGTCGGACAAGCCCCTGGTCGTTTTTCCGGAAGGTACGCGCAGCAAGGACGGCAGCCTGCTGCCCTTCAAATTGGGAGGGACGCGGTTGGCCCTTCTGGCGCAGGCGGTCATCGTTCCGGTACGCATCGAAGGTTCCCGTGACGCCGTCGAAAAACGCAAGCCCGGAGCGCGCCGGATTCCCGTGCGGCTCAAGGTTTTCCCGCCTTTCGACACCCAAGGGCTGGACGGGGGCAAGGCATCGCAAGTCCGAATCAAGGAATACGTGGAACGATGTTGGCACGGCGGCAACGCACCCAGCTGA
- a CDS encoding rRNA pseudouridine synthase, protein MLARRQRTQLNRALSKLGLCSRGLAAAWIAQGRVRVNGEIASSPEQWVELGSDRIEVAPGETVGAGEKGNAPATPAARIYLCMHKPPGYVTSRSDEMGRKTIYDLLPPEWRGGWIFPVGRLDRDSEGLLLLTNDGAWSDLLTDPARHVAKVYRVKLDRRPGPLDLERFRSGIDLDGRPTAPAGVVAEGGGWYRVTLTEGRNRQIRRMFHALGYKVRRLVRVSIGSLELGECVPGTVRPLTESETEGLAEPAR, encoded by the coding sequence ATGTTGGCACGGCGGCAACGCACCCAGCTGAACCGGGCCCTGTCCAAGCTGGGCCTGTGTTCCCGCGGCTTGGCCGCGGCTTGGATCGCTCAAGGCCGGGTGCGGGTCAACGGCGAGATCGCATCCTCCCCCGAACAATGGGTCGAGTTGGGATCGGATCGGATCGAGGTCGCCCCGGGGGAAACCGTCGGGGCGGGGGAGAAGGGTAACGCACCTGCTACCCCGGCGGCCCGCATCTACCTGTGCATGCACAAGCCGCCCGGCTACGTGACCTCCCGCAGCGATGAAATGGGCCGCAAGACCATTTATGATCTGCTCCCGCCGGAATGGCGGGGCGGTTGGATTTTCCCGGTCGGCCGGCTGGATCGGGATTCCGAAGGGCTCCTGCTCCTGACCAACGACGGGGCCTGGTCCGATTTGCTGACCGATCCCGCGCGCCACGTGGCCAAGGTCTACCGAGTGAAGCTGGACCGCCGTCCCGGCCCCTTGGATCTGGAGCGCTTCCGCTCCGGCATCGATCTGGATGGGCGGCCCACCGCCCCGGCGGGAGTCGTAGCCGAAGGTGGAGGCTGGTATCGCGTAACCCTCACGGAAGGGCGCAACCGCCAGATCCGGCGCATGTTCCATGCGCTGGGTTATAAGGTCAGGCGTCTGGTCCGGGTCTCGATCGGGTCGTTGGAACTGGGCGAGTGCGTCCCCGGAACGGTGAGGCCGCTGACGGAGTCGGAAACCGAAGGGTTGGCGGAGCCCGCGCGCTAG